The following nucleotide sequence is from Methanocalculus natronophilus.
TGCACGTCATATCCTTCAAGGTTCTCGATATACCCGGTAATATGTAATTTTCGGGCAATATTCTGAACAATATGCCGATAGCCAACCCTCTGTACCGCTCCTGAAACCTGTATTGAATATCTGGAGAAGGTATGAGAATCCATAATCAGCATTGGGTTTTCATAATTCAAAGGCTTTTCTATCACACAAGATGGCTTCACATCTCGGCCAGCTGGTTATTGACCACGTCTTCATGAGAATACTCTTCAAGCTTCAGAAGAGTTGTTTCAAATGCGGCACTGAAGTCAGGGATTTGTTTCATCTGATGCCGCAATGAGTTGTTCCATGCTGATCTGAACTTTTCTTCTTTATTGTGCAAGATGTCTGCATCTAAAACTATGCCCCTGGCTTTACACTTTCTTTGAAGAATTGCCATTACATCTTCTGAACGCACACGTTCAGCCAGTTGCCAGATATCATAAATATCCCTCGGCCGAACACGTTGAAAGATTGAGCGGATCTTCTCAGCCATTATCTCTTCCAGACTGTAGGAGGAAAAAATAGCCTCCGGATTATCAGAATACGGATGGAAGATATCTCTTCTCTGAACAGGGAGTAATACCTCTTCATAGTCCATGCGTGTCAGATCAAAATCGATCTTTATCGGCGAGAGTGCACTTCCTGATAGAATGCGAAACCTGGCTGTAGCCCTATATCCGGTTTTTGTATTGATCAGCCCGATATCATCCTCAAAACGAATGCCACACTCTTCAGAGACCCAATGAACCGCATTAGAAACTGCGGTTGCAATTTCATTCCTCTCAAATGGTTCAAGGAAGGTGAAATCGAGATCATCTGAAAACCGATACTGTTCGATATACACTTTTCTGATACCGGTTCCACCCTTGAGAGCCATTGGAAGAGAGCCAAGAGCTGCAAGGA
It contains:
- a CDS encoding nucleotidyl transferase AbiEii/AbiGii toxin family protein — encoded protein: MALKGGTGIRKVYIEQYRFSDDLDFTFLEPFERNEIATAVSNAVHWVSEECGIRFEDDIGLINTKTGYRATARFRILSGSALSPIKIDFDLTRMDYEEVLLPVQRRDIFHPYSDNPEAIFSSYSLEEIMAEKIRSIFQRVRPRDIYDIWQLAERVRSEDVMAILQRKCKARGIVLDADILHNKEEKFRSAWNNSLRHQMKQIPDFSAAFETTLLKLEEYSHEDVVNNQLAEM